Proteins encoded by one window of Ictidomys tridecemlineatus isolate mIctTri1 chromosome 7, mIctTri1.hap1, whole genome shotgun sequence:
- the LOC144365445 gene encoding uncharacterized protein LOC144365445 yields the protein MSFRCSPRSSPTPVLAPGTRRPHSHFPRPFRSRKSQPLPHPTGKIQVLPPTAEPRKSSPRSQESPTPNLTRSGFALDTRERSRPGIPGDMLSRPELGPLSARPSPRPGPRGPQPLPAAAARGAEAAPRRRERGRGMGGEASKGSRGEGAASPAPLQCPRPPIIISGGSEGQWGEDGGCEGPLGQGWGRIAAGSVSAMPHQPSRAGGPPGIPRVGTFSTRGGRESGERTPIGAEASVRKQLAGGGRECPPEPAEEEPPPVSA from the coding sequence ATGAGTTTCCGATGCTCACCGCGGTcttctccaacccctgttctagCCCCAGGGACTCGGCGCCCCCATTCGCACTTCCCGCGCCCGTTCCGGAGTAGGAAGAGCCAACCCCTCCCCCACCCGACCGGGAAAATTCAAGTCCTTCCTCCCACTGCAGAACCCAGGAAATCCAGCCCTAGGTCCCAGGAGAGCCCCACCCCAAACCTCACCCGTAGTGGGTTTGCCCTGGACACCAGAGAGCGGTCTCGCCCTGGTATACCTGGCGATATGCTGTCCCGGCCAGAGCTCGGCCCGCTCTCGGCCAGGCCCTCCCCCCGCCCAGGTCCCCGcggtccccagcccctccccgccGCCGCAGCGCGGGGCGCGGAGGCTGCGCCgcggaggagggagagggggaggggaatggGAGGCGAGGCTAGCAAGGGGAGCCGAGGGGAGGGGGCGGCCTCACCTGCGCCACTGCAATGTCCGCGGCCGCCGATCATTATCTCCGGCGGAAGCGAGGGGCAGTGGGGCGAGGACGGAGGATGTGAGGGGCCACTAGGGCAAGGGTGGGGACGGATCGCGGCCGGTAGCGTCTCGGCTATGCCTCATCAGCCCTCCAGAGCTGGGGGACCCCCGGGGATCCCGCGCGTGGGCACCTTCTCCACCCGGGGAGGAAGAGAGTCAGGGGAACGAACGCCGATCGGGGCTGAGGCGTCGGTCCGGAAGCAACTAGCCGGAGGCGGCCGCGAGTGCCCGCCCGAGCCAGCGGAAGAGGAGCCGCCGCCCGTGTCTGCCTAA